The nucleotide window ACAAATCTCGACATTGCCAACACATTAGAATTTCTAAACGTTATTCTCGTCATCAAAATTCTCTGGAGAAATCATCATGATACTTTTAAGTAGAAAATAAGCCACTTTTTCGTATGGATTATCACTTTGATTGGAAACCGTCAGAGTTTTCTTGGGACTGTTTGGATGTTGCTGGTGATTGTTGATGGGCAGACACAGTAGCTGATGATGATCTTCATGTAAATCTTTCTCCGATTCTTTAGGACTGGACTGTGCAGCTGGCAAGCATGACGGCGTCATTTCAATGGCGGGATAGACAATAGTCTTGATCGTTCCATCTTCCAGGGGCGAGGAAACTGGAACTAGACCGATCTGGTAATAGCTATATTGCTCATTGGAACACCAACGTGCCTCTTCCGAAAACCCGTGAAAGGCTCTACTAATTATTCCGAGACGCTCTTTCCCGGATGAGATGACCGGAAAAACTGGAAGTTTGTGAACCGGTTCCAAGTTGCCAATCAAATTTTGAATGCGCTCCATCAGCGGATCTGAGATGTAGTCAACTTTCAAGACGAATACTCTGGCTCGTTTTTCACCACTGGACGAAGGCCGAGACTCGATTTCCGGCATGTCGAACATTCCCATCTGATGGTTGCCTTTCAGCATCAAACAGATGGCGTCAATCTCGCTGCGACGCTGGATCAGCCAATCTACCATATCGGATAATAAAAGACAATCAGCCATTGTTTTGATGTCTTTTGAAACTTGGTCTTGGATGCATTTCTTTGCAATAACGTTGATGTCATATTGCATAATTTCGCTTTCGGCCGGTTCCAATAATTCGATGAACTGTCGTATCGCCCTCTCAAAGGGAGGAACTCGATTGAGAAATGGATGTTTTGCTAGCCGGTGAGTCTCCTTCATAATCCAGTGCCATTTTCGTTCGATTTTCAGTCTCTTATCGGTCAGTCTATCCAGCAAAATGCGAGCTTCAATTTGTTTAGGAATTTGGCGCCGTACAATGTAAATAGGACGCCACAATTTCGCAGGTTGATTATCTTCTTTGAAATTGATGACATCCTTTAGAAATTCGCAAGACATCCGGAACGAACTCTCTGTCGGTTGAACATCTTCTAGACTGCTGAGTATTCGGCATGACACTTTTTCTAATTCAATTGGCGGTTCGGTATTGATTGCCTTCGGCCCGATAATGCGATCGAAATAAGCTTTGGCCACCAGGTAAATGTTTTCTTCGGCgctgtcttttgtttctcgCCTCCAGTCGACAGGTCTTCGCATGGAACAAATCAGCTCAGCTCCGTAGACAACCTGTTCCACCAAATGCGTCGCCCATCCACCACAGTCTAGCTGATAGTCGAATATTTTGGAGTGGAAAAAATGCTGATCGAGTGTTTCAGTCCGTCGGATGACGCGGAAGAAGACGGTGACTAGCGCCTCATTTTCGTCGCCTTCTGACGGAATAACTCTCAGAAAATCGGCGAACCAAAGAAGATTTAAATCGACAGACCCTTGTTCGATGCTCTCCTTTAAATGAGAATTTATGCCAAGCAGAGACGGTTTGAATTTGTCCGGttgattaaagaaaaagtaaCGTTCCGTTTCAGGAATTAATTTGTGCTCGATGCGTATGCACTCGCCCGGTACTAGGATACTACCTAATCGATGAAAGATAATTAGAAAATAATGCAGTAAATCaatgaattgaaacaaaagTCTTACTTTTCAAGATATTATCTGTATAATAATTATACAAATCTCCAACTAGCACGTCACGTCCTAGTGCGGAAACCGATATCCGACTGCAATCCATTAGCGAAACGACGCAAGTTTCGTTTTTATTGGTCTCGCCGAGCCGTAACCAAGGTCAATAGAAACGAATCACTTCACAGGTCATTACGCAATGATTCATTTAAGCTCCTCCGGCTGTAATTACctatgaataaaaaataaatagccCTTCTGCACGTCAATAACGATTGTTAGAAATCAATtgccaaacaacaacaacaacaaaaaagcatTAGAGTAATGTTTGACACTGCGCACGCCAGAACTGTAAGGAATCAAATCCACACGCAAactgaaataagaaaagacgAAACGACTACAAAGCCACAAAGGGGACGAGTTGTTTCTACAACAGAAcaacaaccacacaaaaaaaccaaaaaatgctATGATCCAATAATATTCGACGAACCGAGAATGCCAGTTCTTTTGGAATTGCCAAACGTACAAAGGGGAAAACTGGACGCAAAGGATGACCTAAACAGGAATTTCTCCCGATTGTAATCGATTACGTGGCTTGGAAAAACATAATAATTTTATTCTCATTGCAAGAGCTGGGCTGCGTTAATATTCCCTTAAAAAAATGTCAACCAGTGAAGCTCGAACAGGttctccttaaaaaaaaaaaataaataaaataattgcACTGTTTTAATTCCGTAGATAGCGTGTGAAATGTTGTGGAGCGTGATACGGTTAGACAGCTCTTCTTGCATATTGTGATGCGCTGTCATTCTTCGAGGATGTGTAGCGGTGGCTTGGCTGTCAACCTCAACCCGATTCGTATCTATAAACAACAAGTTCCCTACAAGCAATTTGGCTTATACTTTTTTCAAAGCaagtaattttctttttctttccgtttACCACGTGCAATAAGTAAACCAAGCcccaaattcttttaaaacaaaaccTGCTACCAAATTGGGGGAaaaagacgagaaaaaaaaaggaggtgcgtgttctacacgaaggttGTTTTAAGTCCGTTGTTGTGCAGCAACGATACATATCTAGATCAACTGCGATGTGATACTAGCCACTTGATGGAGCGTTTGGCGCGGAAAGGCGTTTTTTTGCATTGGCATGCTGACCAATTCTCTTGTTTTTGCTTGATCGTTCTACTGTAGGAACCGGCTATATGAAATGGTTCATTTAcacaacaaaaattattataaaacCGGTTGTCTAGCTTCCAAAACCATTTCAAATTCTGGGGGGGAATGATCCAAAAGATTGCTCGATAGTTTCAAGGGCCGGCCTTAGCCACGAATAAATTTTATGAAATGATAAATGATGGCTGGCGTGAAGAACAAAGTCGGCAAGCCACTAAAACATAACTAGAATTCTACACCTTCTCAATAAATCGGTAATACCTTGTTTTTCTCCTCGATTCCGTCTTGTGTGTTCGTTGGTGATGTCCACACCTGTATTCTCTCGAGTTTCTCGGCCACTTGAAATGGTTCatctgaaaacaaaattgttctAATCAACTCTATTTTTTATCACGTTTTatccttgtttttttaaccCACCACTTTACATCAACAAAATCAGCTCCGGATGGTCCTCGTTGAATTGATCCCATTAAAACCGGAAGAACATCAGTGCTACGACAGTGACGAGAATGCACTTGTAAGTCGTTTGAGGGTAGGATATCTGGTTTGCGAATGTAGTGAATTTGTTGCGAAAGAAAACTCAAGTTTCGTTTATGTACCTTGTTCAAGTCGTGACAGATCTCGTGTCGTTTTCAATTCGCAGCAGATATTTCCATGATCGCATCGTTGACAGGCTAGGAGAAAACTTCTATTACTCTTTCACAGGTGTATACGTCAAACAATCTTATATCTCTCCCCTTCACGTTGGATCGAATGAAAAATGTGTCGATATCCTTGTCATTGCTTCCGCCGCATTCGACACTGTTGCAAGCCGTCCACATGTGAGCAAACTGGTTCCCGAAATGGCATGTGTATTGGGTATGGAGCCATAACCTTCTGGAACGGGACCCTATAAGATAAATAAGGGACTCGCTCCAGCAGCTGTACAATTTTCTTATCTAGTCATCGTGTCAAGGatggcaagaaaaaaaaggttccaACTTTCGAAGGAAAAAGGCAAAGTTAGTTGTACTTTAATCAATTGGGGTGTCGCGTTCGTTATGTTAATTCACTGATTGAACACACATTTCCCTTTGGTATTACCTGTATATTAAATTGAGGGTGTCTTCTTAACCCATATATCTTTGTCATTTTTATCGATTTCACTTCCTCCCGGCAACATTCCCGGACAAcggaaaacttgttttttgcaatcCTAAAATTTGGCAATCATTGCCAATTCTCGAACCGTTTCTGTTATGTCAATTGACCAGATGTTTCGATCAAAAAGACGTCATGCTGTCTTGTTCGTCGCTGTGCTAACttaatttcttatttttcctcaACGTGCTGCTGTCAGTTTTCGAACTCCGTTTTTTCGGTAACGTTTATACGTTAAGATACCAATGGCTCATTTTTCTTCCTCCACCTAACatgtcaagaaaaagaaaagaaaaaagtttaatttCGATTTGATTGTCATAGTATAGAATGATTGTACTTTTTACTATCGCGATTGATTAGTTAAAGTCAAAAGGCGAAAAATTGTTAATTTGTTACAACGATTTGAACAACATCTCCTTATTCGATAAGATACGAGATGCAATTGAAGCCCTTGGCCataataatattatttggATCGTTATTTAATATAAACCTATTGGCGGGAAAATCGTTTGTTCTAAAATGGCGCGAAGGTGTACGGTTTGACAAGTAACAAGTAAACTGCTGGTGAGACAAATCGACCGGTTTTCGTCGTGGACAACAAttgaaccttttttttaaacagacgTGCACATTAATCAAGTACCAATATGTCTGTTTATATTGTAGCCTCAAACCTGTCAATAATTTCGAAcgttcataaaaaaattgcccAATTGTCACAAGAAAAATCGTGTCAAAGATACCGTTCGATGACCTAGACATTTCCCCAGTTATTTcaacttaaattttttgttgacTTGGCTATTTACTTGTTATCGTACCATCAATCATGCCAATCTCATTTTTTCTgccagcaaagaaaaaatagcttgggtcaggcaaaaacacattTAAACAACTGTTAGGAACAATTGAAGAAACACCAAATCACCCATTTGCCAATCGCTGGCAGGCAATGAGAACTACTGTCAAATAACTTGTTCCtgaacaaaacaaagcaaacaAATTTACTGTTTGAAATAGCTGGAAACATTTACCtgaaaaagaattattatCCTCCCTCTACGATATTGATCTACTGGTAAAGACTGGCCCATTTGAGAATGCTGAAGAAGAACTGATTTGTCTCACGGTAGATAATGGGAGATCAAAGTATCATGTAACTGGTGATCAGGAGAAAAGGAGacactaaagaaaaaaacaaacagctgACACTCGTCGTCCATTAAAACGTTCCCCCAAAATTATCTATTACCTTAATGCTTTGGTTTGTGCTCAGCCTCTTGGAAGGTACAAAATTCCAGAAATTGCACCAATTTCAAACAACGATGACGAAACTTCCTTTTTGTCGACGTGATTGATCGTTTCTGTATAGTACGAAATCACCACGAACAAAATGGACGGAAGCCAGCTGGCTCTTCAAATTGTTCATGGTGGCCATTAAGGTGCCAGCTAGTGGCAAAGGTCAACATTTTCTAGAAAACTCGGCGCTTGCGCTTTGCAGCCAGACACGAGGTCAAACAAAAAGTAGGGCACTGTGGTTTATCGTCCAACCATGGTCCAACTGTTGGGTGTTACTCCAAAATTCATTTATATTGACCCCATTATGGATGtaaattgattgaaaaacTTGTTGGACAATTTCTCAGATGTTATAGACAATGCAATCATTCTGATGCCAGTTTGTGGGCGTTGAGAAACTGTTTGACCCAATTTTAACACGTCAGTTCCTACCTACTGTATTTTGGATTTCCAAACGCTCGCTTTACATTATTCAAGCTCTGCAAGAAACAAATGGAATTGTCACGAGCAGTACACGATTGAAACGGGTTTTCGTGACGGTCATTTTAGATACCACTTGCACAAGCCTAAAAAATTTCGCAAGAATAATGACAGTCTACGTCAACAACTTGTGTAACGTCCATCGCATCATTCCTAGTATTCTCATTGAGATTGTTCAGATCACTGAAAATCTGAACGATCGATAGCATCCAGAAAAATGAACGCGAATGGAAAACAACTGAAAATGCCTAGAGGGGTTTCCTTGAGCAGTAGTGTTAACAAATAGCTATGTCAAAGAAAATTGATTGGTAAGATGTCAAATGGATATTATTAGAATTAAAGCAAGTCttctggtttttgttttgcatttttttaaagcacaTAGGTGGCTGGCTTGGTAAACAATTCGTCTTTGTCGACCGGTTATTTTATCAAAAACGTAGTCGTTACAATCCAAGGTGAACTCGTTATCTCAATTGCTCCTGAGTCTGGTCTCCAATTTAAATTACCAGTTGAAGGTGTGTCATCTAAGGTGATTTCAACCCAAGAATCAACTATCTCAAACCCAGAATAACCTATGAAAAGATTTTATTGGCTCTTTAAAATCAATGCCtccatgaaaaaaattaaggtGTAACAATTCTATGTAGATTGATCCACTGTTTTGTAAACCCACATCACCTAACAGCAGGGACTTGGATCATCAAACAGAAAGGTATGCCTCATTTCAAAAGTATTTGGTGGTTGACAAACTAATTGCGTCTTTTGCTGCAAAGTTGCGTGTCTATCTGCCAGTCGTCAAACTTCTATTTCTTCGAATCTTCTCATCTTTATTTTCCTGCTTATGTTGGTCATTGGTCATATCTTTTCTCCGAATCACTTGCCCCAAAAGACGTCGAAAACATTCATCTAGTTTGATGTATAGAAACTGCTGATTTTGCCGTTGGCTCAGTAGCCCATATTCTAATACGGATGCAACAGGGCGTAATGCTTGCAGCAATGTTGAAACAAATGGTCTTACGAAAAAATCCAATCGTGACCAAATGTTATTTGGACAACAACACGCATATCAAATTACAGCCGCAAATGGACTGTGATCCCCTTTTTTAGCCGTTAAACTCAAGGTGGGCCATTCATATCAATTTGGAAAATATCGATGATAAATATCTATAGGTTGTAACAGGTTGCAAGCCATCAGGTAGGAGTAGGATTAGCCATCATTGTTATTGTAGTCATTGTTATTGTAGATGCAATCACCAACCGGATTTCATTCGCTACTACATCACAACCGTAGAAGCAGGCCATAAATCTTTACCATTGATTCTATCCGACTAATATTCGGAGAatcagaaggaaaaaaacctgACTGATTCGGTCGTTTGGTCTGCCGTAATAACAATTCAGACGAATTGTCCAGCCACAACAGTTGGAATGTTAAGGTGCGGGAGATTGTTAATCAGCTAACAACCAGTTGAGTTTGACGACTGCCAAATTCCTCAGTCAGGTGAGCTAGACATTTATGTTGTTGCACCGGAATCTATAGTTCAAACGTAAAGACTATCATGAACAGGACAGAGAATTACCTGGATTACTGGATGATCGGAGTTGGGCTAGCGAACTTGTGCTCTAATTTAGTTTATTTCGTTGGTACGATGAAACACGAAAATCGCGTGATCTGTGGTGAGATATTGCAACTATGGAGACTACACTAAATTTCGTGGAAGTCGTTAATGATACTCGTTGACCATCGTCACACACAATCTAATTAACTTTTCCAGCGTATTTCAAGGTTAAGTGCTTCTCCTTGACGTAAAAGCACATTGAACTCTCAAGTCCTAGCATCGAGGCGCCATTTGTTAACGGTGTTTACGTGCATGAGACATGACTTATTAAACATAATGTCCCTCCAAGTTGTGAAATGACGCCTCACGTTAACAGAGTGCTGGATTGAGACAAATTGAGAGAACGGGTTTTTATCTCTTAATTGTCAAGTTTCAAACAAATGGATGTAGTTGTTCGTGCGCCCAGGCATTCACACTGAAGCTTATTATATAAACTGCATAATTACTGGAAGCTTGGATGGATTTGGAAGATGGGAAAAGGAATGCATATAAGGGGGCTGACAGCTCATCGGAATCAGAAAAGGAACCAAATGTTGAAAATCACATTAATCTGTTGATGCAGAGCAGCCGTTGGCAAAGAGATCTATAGGAGAGTACCGAGAGTATAAATAACTCTTTAATTAGATAGATCCACCCCACCATAAGTGAGCCGTAGATATGATTTACTTTTGCTTTTAGTAAAAGGCGCAGGTGTAGCTGGCTTGGGTGCTACATACATTTAGATCCGGAGCATATATAAAACTCAGTAACGCATCGTGTTGCACAACAGTCCGGAAGAAGACGGTCTTTACACCAGACAAAGTAACCGAAGAGTACCACTGAATAAATAGCCTCAACTGCCCCACTTCACTAAACGAAAAGTAAGGTTAGTATTAAACATCGTACCATCTTATACGGATGCGGAAAATTATAGTTGTACATTAACGATTTAGGAGATAGTCCATTAATTGTCCAGCAAAATACCTGTGGCAAGAAAAGTAAAATGGACGAGAGCAGCAACGGAAATCGAGGAGATCTTTGCTCAATTGCGGCTGAAGATGCTCAGAATGTCACCCAACTTTGTGCTCTTTTACTTTTGGTTATAACTCTATCTTTGATCCTTGTAAAAGCTTTTAGTTGGTGGTTTCTACCAACCGGTACTCCTTACAGAAAGATCGATAGTAACACACtctttattttggttttcgggttagccttttttcttttcgtgatTGTTTTGCATTGGTCTAACATTAATGCTTGTTGGGGTTTACGCTCAAACCATACCGCTAACATTCATTCAAATGTTGTTGCGTGAATGCGTTTGTAGAAACGATTGATTCTTCTAGCGAGTAGCTTCAAGTTCAAGAGTCCTGAAATGGAAATAGAGAAAGATGTCTTATGGTCACCGAAATAACATTTCTACTGCTATACGTGTGAACCTGAAATTGAAACCTCGCTTTAAGGACATAATGATTTATTTGGAATTATTTTATGTACTTGCCAATATTTATTACAAATGATGTGTGGAATTCGTGATGACGCCGCAGTGGGTTGTTCTTGCAGAGGGAAGGTGCTAAGGTCCTTCCTGTCAGTCGTTTAGCATTCCATCTTCAAGGAGGTCCTCAAGTTCCAAACGAGTTTTAGGTATGAAAGACCGTCGACACTCTGTTGCAGAGGCTAGAAATGTGTAAATCAATAACCGGGTAAGACATCATATActaaaaggaatttttaacTTGCCCTTTGAGTTTAGCTGAACCGGTTTTAGGACATACGTCATCAGGACTGATCGTGATCCACCATCCCGGTACGAAACAACGGGATCACCGTAGAAAGAACGAACGAGATCGGTGGACAATTCCACGTGCTCGGGTACACAATGTTTATCTTTCATCAGACAGCCTACTCTTTCCGCCGTTATCAACGTAGTATCTAGGTCGATTGTCGGCAAGAAATATCGTTTAAAAGAAATCAAtcacacgcacacaaaaatACATGAATAAATTTTGTTACAGATGGGTTTTGCGAAATGTGCTTACCTTTCCCAGCGGCCTCACGTGTTGATTCGGTGTCGAGTAGTCATTATAATTATAGCCACGTTCTGCTTGTAATTCTGTCGAGTGGGGTTGTCTCTTTGAAGTCGTGAGGATTCTAAAATTAGATAATCAATTATTGGCCAGCTGTCCTCTGTCTGTTGACAGGTATGAAACCAGTAGAAATCACACGGAGTTCGCGATTCATTTCTCATGGGGTTCACTTTCTCGACGATGGAAGTTAAGTTTTCAAatccagttttttttgttgtccttTCTGTTCCGCCAAACACAATCATTCTGTGATGTGTCATCATGTGATTTTGTAATTTTACTTAGTTGGGTGGTATAACGTGACGCTGATGTATTATACCTCTAGTGTGCACCCGTTATGTATCTCATTAAAATAAGGGCGACTTTTTCCACACTTGTGGATTGACTGACGGAATATTAGTCTCTTCATTATAGATCAGTCGGTGTTGCACCACTCCTTATCGACTGTTCCGTTCTACTCAATGAAGTGGTTTTTATacattatttaaa belongs to Daphnia magna isolate NIES linkage group LG1, ASM2063170v1.1, whole genome shotgun sequence and includes:
- the LOC116930081 gene encoding uncharacterized protein LOC116930081, encoding MDCSRISVSALGRDVLVGDLYNYYTDNILKSSILVPGECIRIEHKLIPETERYFFFNQPDKFKPSLLGINSHLKESIEQGSVDLNLLWFADFLRVIPSEGDENEALVTVFFRVIRRTETLDQHFFHSKIFDYQLDCGGWATHLVEQVVYGAELICSMRRPVDWRRETKDSAEENIYLVAKAYFDRIIGPKAINTEPPIELEKVSCRILSSLEDVQPTESSFRMSCEFLKDVINFKEDNQPAKLWRPIYIVRRQIPKQIEARILLDRLTDKRLKIERKWHWIMKETHRLAKHPFLNRVPPFERAIRQFIELLEPAESEIMQYDINVIAKKCIQDQVSKDIKTMADCLLLSDMVDWLIQRRSEIDAICLMLKGNHQMGMFDMPEIESRPSSSGEKRARVFVLKVDYISDPLMERIQNLIGNLEPVHKLPVFPVISSGKERLGIISRAFHGFSEEARWCSNEQYSYYQIGLVPVSSPLEDGTIKTIVYPAIEMTPSCLPAAQSSPKESEKDLHEDHHQLLCLPINNHQQHPNSPKKTLTVSNQSDNPYEKVAYFLLKSIMMISPENFDDENNV